The genomic interval TTCTGGCAATGAAGGGAGACTTTTCTCTTGCATCAGTAGCTCTGTAATTCGGTTGCTGGGCTGCAATTTGAGTTCccatttcatctttcatttaaTCCTCTTACGGTAGCTGTTTTCATGCGTTAAGATTGAACGCAGTGCTGCAGTGGAGCATGTCTCTTCTGGTGTGGATGTCCTCCTGCTTCTCTCACCAGGTGGAAACATGCATGTCGGTACTTTCCTTTGCCCCCAGTGAGACTTggcctttgttttcctttcatctctcTGTGTCAGGCTCcgctctgattttcttttccagtgtaAATCTGGAGTGTTGATGGGGTAAGAGCAGAAACGTGCTTCAGCTCCATTGGGCATTACTCCTGTCTCACCTTCCCAGGTTTTCTAGCTTTCCCATGTACCTTTGGCACTGGGATCTCTGGCGTCCCTCACCCTCCTAattatttgtttgtgtttgtttgtttgcacaACAAACCCCCTGAAGACTTTTGGCCTTTGCCTGTTGGATCCTGTCAGCCTGTGCAGTCCCTTCCTTGCTCCATCAGGTTCCCTCCCTGTGCTATATACACTAATACGTGCTGAATAACCATTCTTCTGATTCCTGCCGTATTTCCAGGGCTTTGTAAAAACAAACCGATGTCGGCTTTCATACGACAGGTCCTTTGAAGATGGATCTGCTGCCGTGCAGGTTGAGACCAAGTGGGAGATGCCCAACTGGAGACCCTTATCTCATACAGCATCTGCCCTGCaagctcctctcctcccataGCGTCTCTTTTGCAAAGCTGGTTCAACCAGGATAGTCGTTTGAAGGAACTAATAGTAAAAAGCTACAGACGCCCAAAACATCCCAGAACAGACTCGGTCCCCTGGGCTCTGGGCAGTCTGTTCCAGAAAATGGAGCAAATGTTTGTCTTCCCTTCTGACAAACCCCAGAGGGTACTTACAGATAATTTATTGGCACAGCCTTGGTCTCCTTATTTCATGGACCTtgggaaaataatgaaaacagctGAGTAAATCATTTATGTAAATAGTTTATTTGACAAGAATGCGGTTTTTTTGAATATGAAAGTGGTTTGCAAATCTGGGTCAAACACAGCGGATCTCCtctgctgaaaaagaaacagaaattcttGGAGTAATTAAAGTGCTCTGCTTCAGGATTATGTAAATgttgaaggaaaaatgttttaattttcaaagtagctaatgctttaaaaagaggTGGAAAAATCTTAGGAAACAGagcaccttaaaaaaaaaaaaaaaaaccccacaagaaaACCTTGGCTTGACCTGAGAGGCAGTCTTTAGGTTTCCTTGTTTTTCCAAAGTTCCTAAAGCATTCTCATTTCAGATacaataaattgattttttttttcttcccctcccccccgccacgCATGTTTTGGCAGTGAGCGTTTTGTTAGTATTGGGACTCCTAATCTGAAAAATCAGTTGTTTGCTTAGTGCTTGCATGGGGACTGGTGAtcctgggagaagagggaacctctggctgcagctctgctctcttgCCCAGCAAAAACCAACCAGCCCGTCCTGAACCGAACGTCGGGGAGGAGCAGAGCGCCGGCTGCACGCATGGGTCAGGGCTCGGCGTGCCGGCTGTGCAGTAACAGCACCTTGCCCTGTGCTTGCGGGGTTTTATGAGCGTGCAGCTGTAAGGGCTCCGTTTGCACTTGTCCTGGGTGAATCTGCCTGCTGGAGGCAcgtccccagccctgggagcgTGGCTGCTGCGCCCTCACTGTGCCAGACCCGTGTCACCCCCGTGAATCTTTAAATTGCTGCTCGCCGTGGCTCACTTGGAAGAGTTAACAATCTCCCAGTTTAGTCTGGAGATGGTATCATGTGCTTATAGAAACAAGCCAGGGAGAAAATCCCGGTGGGGTGTTAATGGCTAATGCTTGCTGTGTGAGGTCACAGGGCTGCGCGTGTTCCTGTGACGGCGGTGACTGCTCTTTGTCATGTCCTGAACATCAACCCGACGTGACTCATGAGTTTCTGTCTCCCTTCGCAGGTTGGCTGTAAGGCACTGGTGTTTCCCACTcaatttaaaacacagaaatactaTGACATTCTAAAGCAGTCGTGTCCTGAGCTAGAAAAATCCACTCCAGGAGGAATAAAGAGCAAGAGGTGAGTGAGGAACATCTGGGGTCTTTGCACTGACCTCACAGCTGTGTCCTGCCCTGTGTCCTCTCAGCTGCACCACGCAGGCTCTAGCAGAAGAAGGGACTCGCACAGGGTCTCATCTGAAGAGGACGGGTTAGGCTGTCCTGGGGGTTTGCCCTGACCACCGTACACCTATCCAGGCAGTTTTCTCCTTGCTCCGTTATTGTCgatggcatttttctttctgccaggCTACCTAACTTGTCCGTTGTCATCACCATGGACTCCAAGCTGCCTGGCACCTTCCACATGGATGAAGTGAtgcaggctggggacagcagccaTATGAAGCAGTTAAGAGCCGTGCAGCAGACCCTGGCCTGCAATGAGCCCATCAACATCCAGTTTACTTCAGTAGGTGCTTCTGCCTGCTCCGTGCCTTGTGGGTTCCTCGCTGGGGACATGGGGAAAGATGTGTGCGATGCTGAGCGTCCCatttcctttgccttctgccttCTGAGACCGAGCTCTGGTTCCACCTCCTCCTGTGGGATGGAGAAGTGTTCTACCATTTCCCCTTACTTCTTCCATTCCTGCTGCTCAACCCTTTCTCAAGGGCTGATGGAGATGAGAGGGGGTCGTGGGAATTCTGTCCAACTGAagttggattattttttttttttggtgtggtttgggattaaaatgctgttgaagaagaaaataaagtctcCCAGGTCTGAAGGGAGAATGGAGTGCTGGGAAACTGCCCCAGAGAGCGCACGTAGCTCACCCTTGGAGAAGGTGGCATGGTTGCATTATGCCCTGTGTCTTTCAGGGGACGACGGGAAGCCCCAAAGGAGCCACGCTCTCCCACAGGAACATTGTGAATAATGCCAATCTGATCGGTCTGAGGCTGGGGATCACAGAGCAGGTGGGTCTCAGTGGGAACAGAGTTTGGGGGGTCTCCACTGCCGCAGAGAGACCGCGTGTGCGGAGAGCGTCGGTGCCCGCTCCGCAGAAGGGCGGGATGTTTTGCTACAAATGACGTTGCGGGATACTCATGCAcgtcatttttcatttcatcgATGTTTCATTTTAGTGTCACgtgaagtgtttttttcttctcctttttgtgGGGGAAAAATTGTGAAATTAATCACTTTTCATTCTGGTCAACACTCATTTCAAATAATTACAAGAATCTGGATGTTAGCTTGGAGTTCTGTTGAAtgaggttttaatttattttacgTGACTCCGTTTCATGTCATGTATACAGTCTCGTTACTCTTATCAGGATCTGACCTTTCTATTTGtagttccttttaaaaattgttaaaggtaaatattttcttttgaagttctGAAGTAGTTATTTCTAACACAACAGCTTtgatccagaggaaaaaaaaaaaaaaaaagatgagttgTTTCAATCAGTCTTCAGAGCCtttggtgtttttaaaaaccaagcaaaattAATAGCATGTGTCAAGTCCTGCATATTTCATGCCTGTCATAGCACTACCGCTCTTCTCTTCTGGCATATCATAAAATAATGTGTAAGCAGTACCAGACCAAGAAGTCCAGCAAAGAAAAGACATTGCAAAATTGCAGAATGaaattttgacattaaaaacttcccaaaagtgatttttattaaagacaGGAAGCATCAGCGTCATGTTGTCACCTGACGGGAATACAGATGAACGTCAGATTTCCAGCAAGTTTTCAGTGAATCAGGGAGAACTTCTCTGCTCAGATCTTTGCTCTTCAGCAGTGAGGCGGGCTGGTCACGGACTGGAAGATCTCCTCTCCTCACTGTTGTCTTTGGCTTGACCCCAGGACTACCGCGTTGGCCTCCCCGCCCCCCTCTACCATTGCCTGGCGTCGGTAGGAGGCTGCATGGTGATGGCTCTGCACGGGTCCTCCTGCATCTTCTCATCGCCGAGCTTCGAGGGGAAGGCTGCTCTGGAGGCAGTGTCCCAAGAGAAGTGAGAGTCTGTTTGTGTtgtgctgcagaggagctcGTGTCCTCGTGGCGGTGCTTTTCCTTGTCTCACCTGCCAGGCCATCGCTCACGCTCCTCCTTCCCACGACGGGAGAGGCAGGTTTGCTGGTCCGCACACTTGTACGGGCACTTCAGGAGCCTAAATCCTGCCTTTTCAGCTGCGCTTAGGAGTTTGTCACgctgcttttttcctgaaaataaggGATTCTTCAGGTCACTGTAGGGCTGTAGCTGGAAAGCGTAGCGGTGGCTTGGTGTGCTGTGGCCGGTGTGTTTTTACACTTAACCACCCGCACTCCTTCTCCACGTCCAGCTCTGCCGCTGAGGTACTTGCGTTTCCAGCTTGTTCTTCATGGGTAGCTTGTCAGACAAAAGACTAATCGTTGTGTATGTGTAATATACACGTATAtggatatttatttatatttttgtacgTACGTATACGTGCATGGATGAAGAGCACATCTGCTGTGCCTGCCTCCGTGCTGCCGCCCCACGTGCGATGGGACGGGACGAGGtgctgagctggggctgcccctggttccagctttgccttttctctccccctcctgaAGATGCTCCTTCCTACACGGCACGCCAACCATGTTTATAGACATGCTCTCCCAGCCAGACTTTGACTCCTACGACCTGTCATCTCTCCGGGGAGGTAAGTCTGACAGCTCAAATGGAAAAATCCTGAGAAACTGGATATTACTGGCTCCCTGCTGGGAGGCTGTATTGAGCTTTGTGAGCAAATCGCTCTTCTGGAGGGAAGAGTTTTGTTGCACGAGCCTTGTGTTTCACTGCTACGTTTCCTTTCCTTGGGGTTTCCTTCAAgaattatgcatttttaatatttctttcatcttaAAGCAGATTGGGGAAGGACCTTTCTGTTCTATTGGCTACAGTAGGGAGCTGAACTTGCTCAACTCTGGTCTCACCAGCCACCACCGTGCGGCAGCAGATGCTTTGTGTGCTTTGGGCTGGTGCAGTCCCtaaagcagagctgtgctgggatTGCGTCTGACCTGAAGTTTCCTGTCTGGTTTTTGAAGTCATTCATCCAAGTACTGGAGAGGGTGTGATAACGCATGCTGGAGCTTTCTTGTCGCGGACAGCCTTGGAAATAGCCGAGCTGAAACGGGGAGACCGCCAGCCCCTTTGAGGTGATGGCAACACAGAGAGAAGATGGTGCTGGAGcataaagaaacatttaacCAGATTACCTAATCGTTTCTGATATGTGAAAAATGATCCTGTCTCTTTTTGTTCCCCAGCAAAGCCTATATGTTACCCCGCTCTTTTGCTCTGTCATCCTAGGATGGAACAGGTGAAAAATGTGATCTGCCCTCTCCCAAAAGGGCTGGTTTGTGCAAGGCAGGGGAAAGGCTTTTGGTTCTATGGGAGTGTTTGTCCTGCTAAAAATCTGTGCCTTTTTCTGCTCTCAATCTTTCCTTTTTGGGAACTGCAGCTTGGACTCGGTTTCTGCTATAGAGTTTATTTTCCTAACTAGTGAACTCTGCCAACTCTTAATTCATTCAGGCAAACTGGCcttgctgcagcctttgcttctAGAATAACTAGGACCTGTATccataaaaatagaaaggattTTGACAGGAACCGGTGTATCCCAAAGGTCTTGCCAGCATTTAAATCTGGGAGTGCAGAACCTTCTGAGGGACCGCTCCTGGGACTAAATAGATGACTTCCAAGATggtcatcttttcttcttcttccaggAGTCATTGCAGGTTCTCCTGTTCCCCCTGAGATTATGAAGATGATTATCACCAAGATGCACATGCCAGAGGTTGTGGTAAGTCACGGTTGCTGTAACTAGAGCTACAAGTGCTCTTTGTCGTGGTGAGACCCTGAGTTTGGGCATCTCTGCACCGCAGCACCCAGcggtgctggagctgctgggaccAGGCGCGATGGGACTGTGGGTGTGAGGCCAAGCTGAGGAGTGAAGGTCTagaggggctgggaggaagaaaggggatTCTGCCTGGTTGCTGGTGGGGTGTCTGGGGAGGAAGTTTTGTAAGAAGAGAAGACGTTGCATTCAGTGTCGTAAACTGAGCTTCTGCTGGTGCGTTTCAAAGCTTATAAACCCTTCTGTTGTACATGCTGCAAGGATGGATGGTCACGGAAGAGGCGTTGCTGGTTTGTATCAGTGTGGGCGGCTGCACACGTTCGTTTTGCTGCCGAGCTGTCGGATTTCTTTCCCCATCCTGGACCGCATGCAGATATAACACCCTGTCGCGTGCTACGCGTTCGAGTCTGAACGTGGGAATGGTGCCATCCACGCGTGCAGCACCAGGCATTGCGTTGCCAGAGGGGCGGCACGTGTCGGAACACGTATGCTGCTGCTCCATCATGCGTCCCCTCACCCTCGGCCTGTGCAAGAGTATCAGCATGTCCTGCGTGTGGAGGGGGACAGGCCACCACCGAGCGGGACGCTGGCACTCCAGGCGACGCGTTTCATAGGCGGGTCCTGCcatctgcatgtgtgtgtgcctgcGAGTGAATGGCTGAGccaaaaaagggcttttttgtttgacttgAAGGGAAATAACTTCAGTGCCACGCTGCTTGCAGATGCTGAGGAAGCAGACTGTTGTGATGGGTAAACACACGGGGCTGGGAGTCACATTAGGTGTGTTACTGTTGGCAGACCTGGCCGCACCAGCACCAGGGTTTTACAGGGACGGCTGTGTGCTCTGCTGCGGACCAGGGGAGTCCAGGGCATCTGTCCTGGAGCCGTCTCAGAGGCGgccagggtttttttcctggatgtGATGCTCTTAATGCCGAACTGGAAACAACAgagacagccctggtgctgttGCCCGGACTCTGTCAGGTGACAGCTATCTATTTTTATAGTAGGCTTGAGTTTAGCCTCACAAAATACTTTCAGACATTACTGCGAGTGCCCAGGACTCATTAGGTGTCATGTGTTCCTGCTTTGTAGAAAGAGGAATAATAAAACCCTCCCAAACAGTTGCTCTGCCCGTAGGATAAAGAGGATTAAGTTTATCTTTGTACCACTGCTCTCGTGTTACTTCCGATCCCCCCAGCCCTCAGACAGATACAGGGAGACTTGTTGAATTCATCTTTGCAGCAAGAGCTTTATACAGAAGATGTACATAAGAAAATATACAATTTGATTCCTATATAGGAGACAGAGGAGTTTTCATCCTCTTAAAGGTCATTTACACTCAGTTACAGAggaataaatatacatatatttatataactcTTTAGGATTAAAAAACAGAGTTAAATTGCAACTGTGGTATTGTAATAGCCGTGACAATAAACCACAGTCATCCTGGTGTCCTGCTAGATCCTCTGGAGTACGGGCAGAGAGGAGGGGTGCCCAAGCCAGGCTGCACGGTGCACACCTCCTCCTGGACATACGTACATCTTGGTAGACCCCACGGAGTGGGAGGGAATCCAGTCTTCAGATGGCTTCGGTTTCGGGGTTTCCCAGTACTGCTTCACTTAAAGGATTTCTGGCCAACCTAGAGAGATTGCCGCCTTTCGGCGTGAAAGGGCAGCTCGGTCTCGGGGCCACCGGTTCTTGGTTGTTGCTTCACCTATCCCCCTCAGCCCTGGCCTGCAGGGATCCCCTCCgtgggaaggcagaggagtCTCTTTGCATGGGTTGAGACCAATTTTCCTGATCAAGCAGCTGGGGGAGGGATGCTCCTACCTTCCCACTTGCTTCCATCCACTGGAAGGGGAGAGACAGCGACCAACTGGTCGATCGGGGACGTGGGTTATGTTGTCTCTGGGAAAGATGACTGTGTTTTACCGGCAGGATCTAGGTTAGCTTGTCTTAGTATGGTCATGCAtagtttagtttttaaaaatgcctcttttaaaatatatagatGTTGGAAAAGATTGAAAGGTGGATTCCATCCTGCGATCAGCAGAGAAGCGGGGATTCGGAGGAGGCTGGAGGTGTTCGGATATATCAGAAATGTTTCCTGACAGGTAGGAGAAGCTTAAGGAAGGACTCAGAAGTCAGTAGTTTTCTGATGGTTGAAGTGACCGGTCACCAGGACAGGCCATACCAGGGCctgctaggggaaaaaaaaaaaaaagagagaagtacACGTGTTTAAGGGGATTTTTCAAGCAGTTCAGTAAACTTCTAGCATTTGTCCGTTTCTTTTTATGCTCCGTGAGTGAATGAAGCCTGTACTTGAAAGCGAAGAGTTATGAGGCAAGGAGCTGTTATGAGTTCCCACAGCACAGGAGATGGGTTAGTCCTGTCTCTGACTTCTTCTGCCAACTTGCTATGTGACTCTTGAGTATCTTACCCAGAATGTTGGTGGTCAGTGAGTGCTTCCTGCATGAAGGAAGAAACCCAAGAGCAAAACTTCGAAGAGCAATGAATTATTTTGGTGCCCTGGTTCTGGAAATCCAGGgtaggtagattttttttttttttttttttttttttttttttttagaaactgcCAAGCAGCTTTTCATTGGAAATGTGGTCAGTGACCAAGTCACTGGTCATCCCTGAAATACAGACCCCCGTAGCTGGCATCTGAGAAAGCTGCCTGGCTCTCAAGAGGTGCGAGCGAAGTCAGAGGTTCTTCATATTCCTTAAAAACCTGTCACCACACTGGAGTGGGTTTGTGTGCCTGCATTTGGCACTCACACCTGAAGGTACCGAGCTTTGTGTTCTGCAAGACTGGAATAAATAATTATCTATTTCATTAACACTTGTAAACTTGTTAAGAGTTGGGTGGAAGGTGCTATAGAAAAAAGCAGGTATTATGGTTTTCTTACTGTCATCATGGAGGAGTGAACTGGAATTGAGCtcaggcagggagagaaaaaggttaAGAAGGGCCAGActtgtatataaaatacatttaagtaTTGTGGtttagaaaactgaattttttccaCCCTTAGAGCAGAACTTTATCCGCCCTATATGGAACGACTGGTATTTCCACCTCTAATCCATAAAACCTCTGGCACTGCAAGAGAAATAACTGCTTTAGGAAGGCGCAGAGCAGCTGGCATCATCCCTGACATTTTGGTCATAAACTTACTTTCTCCATCCTGTTATGCATATCCTTAGCGAAGTGGGGACCAAACGGCCGTAACTGGGCTTTGGGCTTCTGCCTCATCCTTTCTGTTGTGAAAGGGCACATTGACAACCCTTGTTCACACAGTGCAGTGCAAGGTCACTGCACTTAACAAATGAGCAAAGGACCCTTTCCCAAGAGCTTACAAACTTGCAGGCTCATCCGAAGTCCTTTGGAATCCATACAAGCTCCAGACCTATTCCTGGgatggggaaaagcaaaatgcttggAATGGAGTGATGACAGTTGTGGCTTTCTTGCTACTCTATGCCCTGAATTTAATACTCTTGGTAGTTTCCAGTTGTGGAAGGTGTTTGTGTGGTAGGTTTTCACAGTCGGTGTTTGGGTTGGTAGGTGTTACTAAGCTCGTTGCTCAAGGGAAAGTCAGCACTGTCTCTGAATCACCTTCTGGCCCAGAACACTTTATTCAAAGAATATTTGCTGTCTCAAACCTTCCTCTTCTGGGATGCTCATTTGAAGGCATCAGCCcttgtttttaaatacctgaGTGTCTTGGATGGGAATTGTAGTTGCTGAAAGGCAGGTGCTGGACCGAGAACTGCTCCTTATGGAAGACATTTATCTTCATATGGGCTGGGCAGCCTGGGGCCAGATTTCCCAGCAACGTCCTGCCCTGGATTTCAAACCAGACCCGGAGGAGCTTTACGGGGGCAAAAAGCTGAGCATCTCCAATCAGCTGGAAAAGTAAAGGGTGTGTGATCCCAGCTCAGGATAAGAGTGGGCTAAGTCCACCCTTGTTTTGACACTTAATTACACATTTCACCCTTTCGTGCTGCCCCAGGCCTGTCTTTAGCGCCGTGTTTGTTTTCCAGGGTTGACTCCATCCCTGATGCTCCAGGCAGATTCTCTGCTCTGGGAGCCCACGGAGCCCAGTATTGCCAGGAGCTGGATGAGCTGTTTTGAGCCAAACCCTGGTGTCACTGACATCAGAGATAAAGTCCCTGTACCTTTGGTGGCATCAGGGTTTGCTGTAGGTCTGACTAAAAGCTACCAATAAGTGGCTCTATGAACTGTCTTACGTGTTTAATGGCGGCTTCCCTTCTTGGACCTCTTGGTGGGGAGCTTACAGGTGCGGAGGGCCGGGGTGTCTCTGATGGACTGCCCCCGGTACTGCGTGGGCGTGGAGCAGGTATCCTCGGTGCGGGTGCGATTGCCCTTCAGCCACCTGGCACACGGGGAGAATGAACATGAGTTTACAAGAGGTACAAATCATCATGGACAACACTCGTACCATGAACGGAgaggacaggctggagagagggatgctgagCATGTCTGCAGCCTTCAGCAGCCTCCTCTTGCCTGGCACAGCTCAGGGGAGACCCCCAAGGAGAccccagggagggaaggggtgcaAGGAGCCATACTTGCGCAGATGTGCTAGCTGGCAGTTGCAGTGCCAGGCATTTCGGGAAAGCGTCAGCGTCTCCATTTTGTCAAAGGGGAAGTTGCGGGGCAGCTGGGTGAGCCGGTTGTTCTCCAGGTGAGCGGTCTTCAGCACGGTCACACCTGCAAACGCGTTGTCTGCAAACTAAAGCACAAAGGTTTCTGGTGAGGAACGCTGAGTTAGGGAAGGGGACTTCAAACCTGGGTGCTTCTGTTCGAGACTTTTAGCGGCATAAGCATGgaaagagcaagagaaggagCGGTGGAGGAGGGTCCTGGCTCGCTGGAAGCTCTGGACACCTGAGAGAGGCATCAGGCTGGTGGGCTCAGGGGTGATGGAGGCTCCTGCCTGAAGAGAGCTACATCCCAAATCCATGCGGGATCATCTTTGCAGCCACATCCCTAAATAAAGTGAAGTCTGGCAGGCCTCTTTATTTTTGAGCCACACTTCTCTGTTCtaaatgaagatattttctgGGTGTATTCCTTTCCAAGGCTGGAAATCCTCCCAGCGCCTGTTGCCTTGCGTGTCCTGGAACGGCTGAAGGAGGGAGTGTTTGTGGCGTCTGAAGGGGCTGTAGACTTTGGCAGTGCCCGGGGGCTCCGAGTGGAAAGTTACACTTGGCATCTGAGCAGTGTAGAAATAGAGGCAGGTTTCCAGCACCTCAACCTCCTCcgttttttctcatttccagtgGGTTGTTTGCAAGGGATGCTGCAAGATTTGTCTTTTCTCAATTAACAGGCAGGCTTTAAGGGAGAGCCTTCCTTAAAAAAGCTACCGAAGAGAAGAGGGAGGCTGTAAACCCGGGTCTGCAGTGCTCTCCTCTCTGAGGCCTCATCCCTGGCTTTTCTCAACCCATGGTTACTCAGGTTGGAAAGTTTCTTCTTGAAAGCAAACCCCTCAACACAAACTTCCTTGGCAGTGATGAATTGGAGAGGGGGGCACTGACAAAGCTCAGAGCTCCTCTTGGCTATGACAAACCATTTCTCCCCCTTCTCAACGCAGGGGAAAGCCCTCTCAAAAGGGTGGAGAGGAGGTCTAGGTCTAGCTAGGTCTACCAGACCCAGCCCCAGTCAAGGACCTATGCTCCCTTTTCTGGCCAGAAGCTCTCATTCAGACAGGACCATCAGGGTTTGTTCAAGCTCTCTAAGCTTGACAGAGGAGATACGTTATTTTAAGCTGTGAACTTTTGTCATCTTCCAAATTAAGCAACATTGGATAGGATTGGAGTTTAGCTAAGAGACTCCCAGACTCCTGTAGCTGTTGGACAGTCAGCGGGgctggcctctgctgtccaaaACCAAGCTGACCCTGGTAGGTTTTACTGTGCTGATAGTGGAGCTG from Grus americana isolate bGruAme1 chromosome 18, bGruAme1.mat, whole genome shotgun sequence carries:
- the ACSF2 gene encoding medium-chain acyl-CoA ligase ACSF2, mitochondrial isoform X1; this encodes MATARLAALLLRRGAPAGSALHTGVPSASCRLTSSYVQGTLDIPLLTKTMGQCLDETAERFPDRDALVFCRDGVRKTFAQFKEEVDQAAAGLLALGLKKGDRLGMWGPNKYEWVLMQFATAQAGIILVSVNPAYQALELEFVIRKVGCKALVFPTQFKTQKYYDILKQSCPELEKSTPGGIKSKRLPNLSVVITMDSKLPGTFHMDEVMQAGDSSHMKQLRAVQQTLACNEPINIQFTSGTTGSPKGATLSHRNIVNNANLIGLRLGITEQDYRVGLPAPLYHCLASVGGCMVMALHGSSCIFSSPSFEGKAALEAVSQEKCSFLHGTPTMFIDMLSQPDFDSYDLSSLRGGKSDSSNGKILRNWILLAPCWEAVLSFVSKSLFWREEFCCTSLVFHCYVSFPWGFLQELCIFNISFILKQIGEGPFCSIGYSRELNLLNSGLTSHHRAAADALCALGWCSP
- the ACSF2 gene encoding medium-chain acyl-CoA ligase ACSF2, mitochondrial isoform X3 gives rise to the protein MATARLAALLLRRGAPAGSALHTGVPSASCRLTSSYVQGTLDIPLLTKTMGQCLDETAERFPDRDALVFCRDGVRKTFAQFKEEVDQAAAGLLALGLKKGDRLGMWGPNKYEWVLMQFATAQAGIILVSVNPAYQALELEFVIRKVGCKALVFPTQFKTQKYYDILKQSCPELEKSTPGGIKSKRLPNLSVVITMDSKLPGTFHMDEVMQAGDSSHMKQLRAVQQTLACNEPINIQFTSGTTGSPKGATLSHRNIVNNANLIGLRLGITEQDYRVGLPAPLYHCLASVGGCMVMALHGSSCIFSSPSFEGKAALEAVSQEKCSFLHGTPTMFIDMLSQPDFDSYDLSSLRGGVIAGSPVPPEIMKMIITKMHMPEVVVSHGCCN
- the ACSF2 gene encoding medium-chain acyl-CoA ligase ACSF2, mitochondrial isoform X4, with translation MATARLAALLLRRGAPAGSALHTGVPSASCRLTSSYVQGTLDIPLLTKTMGQCLDETAERFPDRDALVFCRDGVRKTFAQFKEEVDQAAAGLLALGLKKGDRLGMWGPNKYEWVLMQFATAQAGIILVSVNPAYQALELEFVIRKVGCKALVFPTQFKTQKYYDILKQSCPELEKSTPGGIKSKRLPNLSVVITMDSKLPGTFHMDEVMQAGDSSHMKQLRAVQQTLACNEPINIQFTSGTTGSPKGATLSHRNIVNNANLIGLRLGITEQDYRVGLPAPLYHCLASVGGCMVMALHGSSCIFSSPSFEGKAALEAVSQEKCSFLHGTPTMFIDMLSQPDFDSYDLSSLRGDWGRTFLFYWLQ
- the ACSF2 gene encoding medium-chain acyl-CoA ligase ACSF2, mitochondrial isoform X2; this translates as MATARLAALLLRRGAPAGSALHTGVPSASCRLTSSYVQGTLDIPLLTKTMGQCLDETAERFPDRDALVFCRDGVRKTFAQFKEEVDQAAAGLLALGLKKGDRLGMWGPNKYEWVLMQFATAQAGIILVSVNPAYQALELEFVIRKVGCKALVFPTQFKTQKYYDILKQSCPELEKSTPGGIKSKRLPNLSVVITMDSKLPGTFHMDEVMQAGDSSHMKQLRAVQQTLACNEPINIQFTSGTTGSPKGATLSHRNIVNNANLIGLRLGITEQDYRVGLPAPLYHCLASVGGCMVMALHGSSCIFSSPSFEGKAALEAVSQEKCSFLHGTPTMFIDMLSQPDFDSYDLSSLRGVIHPSTGEGVITHAGAFLSRTALEIAELKRGDRQPL